From Excalfactoria chinensis isolate bCotChi1 chromosome 14, bCotChi1.hap2, whole genome shotgun sequence:
ACACTCTCTGCACACAGCATTGAGAGCCCAACCGGTCTCACTGCCCAGCACTCACGGGCTTCATCATTCTGCACATGGTGCATCTACTAGTGGAGAGCTACAGTCAGTCCCCCcccagcaccagctgcactCTCACCTTCCGCAGAGTAAGCACACGCTTCTTTGGGCCCACAACGCAGCCCTTCACCATGAGGAAGTCACTGTTGACCTCTCCATAGTGAGGAAAGCCACCCTggagaaagagacaaaaaggGTTGGCAGGCAGACAGGAGTATTGGATGGGAATGTGACAAGCTGGTGACATTTTCTAGTAGAGAAAGGACCAACAATCTTTCAAGCTATCTAAGCTGCAAACCCTTCAGAACAGCCACCCAGTGTCACCAGAGCATTTCAGCCACACTGACTGTATTTCCTTCAGTGGAATTCAAATCATTTCCTATGCAGTTGTGTCCTGCCAAAGAATTACTTCTCTGACCCAGACTCCTGCAGCCAGGGCCAGTTTCAGCCCTGTTACTCCTTACCAGAGGTGTAATGCTCTTCTCTGTGACATCATAGTTTGTTGAGGCATTGTTCTTCACCACTTTGCCATCTTCCACGTGGATCCCACGGCCAATGCGGAAAAtctgagaaaaggaaggaaatggcaATGGTGACTTCAGGGCCCTCACATTGATGGATGTTTCAGGGACAATAAACATGATTATCACTGAGATGTGCCCTGTGGTGCACCCTTAGAGCATGCAACAAGCACCTGAAGAGACATGCAGAATGAGAGCCTTGCACATCTCTAGGGTAACATAAAGGAAACTGCAGGGGAACTGCAAAGAAGGATGGTGACGGCATGGAAGGGAGGTGCAGTGCTGGGCTATACCTTCTTGTTGAGCTCTGTGCGGTGGTGGTAGCCCTTCTGGCCAGCCCGAGCAACAGAGTAGCCAACCCGGGCTGGGTGCCAGGCTCCAATGCAGGCGACTTTGCGCAAGCCCTTGTGTGTCTTCCTGGGGAGCTTCTTGGAGTGCCAACGGCTTGTCACCCCTGCAAGCATGACCAGACCGGCATTGAACAGAACAATGGAGGGTAGGGGAGATTCAGGGCTGGTGTCTAAGTGCTGGAAGGAATGCAAAGTGAGGAGAAAGTCTCATCGTTCTGAAGTTCGCGAAAGACTCTGTGTTGGAAGGAGACCAAGAGCTGTCACCACAGTGAGGGGCCAGAGCACAGAACTGTTCTCACTTCCCATGGATCTGATCAAACTGCGATATGTTCCCGTTAAGCATATCcacacatgcacagaaacaCCCACATCTCCACACATGTGGAGCTTACGAGAAGTGCAGTGCCTTTACACTCCTGGGCCTTCTAGGAAGACTCTGGGAATGGCAGACAACATAGCCAACACTGACATAAAGGAAACCAAACTCTGCTAGAGTGGAAATGCACACTGTGGTTGTGATACGCAGGCTCTTTGCTACTCTCTGTACAATCAATTGGTGGGTTCTCAGCATGGCTCACACTCTTCTCCCTCTTGCATTACCTTATGGGCAGCATAAGGTGAGAAGGACAAAGCCAATCCCCTGGCAAGGGTCCTCCCACTCTGTACCTTTCATCCCATGCCCCTTGGTCACACCAATGACATCAATCATCTCGTTCTGGCTGAAGACGCTGTGCACAGAGATCTGCTTCTCCAACCTCTCACGGACCCAGTCAACCTTCTCAGCCACCGTCCCACCATTCAGCTGAATCTCCATCACGTGGGCTTTCTTTTGCCTCAGTGGAAGCAGCTTCATCTGTGTTAAGACAGTGCATTAGGGCAAAATGTTGCCCCACACCCTGTGAACATGCAGACAGGGCTGCAACACCCACCACTAGAGAGTGGAACAGGGAGTGAGCAGAGCCAGCTCCCTACCACCCCTCCCTACCACAGTGTCAACCTTTTCTATGACAGCCAGTGTCCCTCCCCATGCAAAGCCTCCATCCTCCCCGCTCCTGCCGCAGTGGGACTTTTGCTGATGATGTGCACCAGCCACAAGTGAAGTTAAGCCAGCTTAGCTCCACCACAGGCTTCAATGCAGTTGCTAACCCCAGGGATCAGCACAGAAATGGGCCCTGTATATCCAGTAATCTGCATCTGGCAAAACTGTGTCTGCCTGTGGGTTATTTTTTCCCAACACTCGACACCAGTTGCTAATTTGAGGTGATCATGGGGCCTGAAGTCTCTTGCTGACACAGGGCTCACCCTGTGTTGATATCCAGgcagggagctctgctgagCCTAGCTCAGATGGACAGGACTGGTGTCAGGAGGTGGCTGGAAAGGGCAGCCAGCACCTCTCACTGTCTGCATGCTCTTCCCCACAGCCTTTCATCTGCTTCCACAGGCTGTCTCCTCTGACCCCAACATGACGCACCCTGTGCCAACCTCCCAGCCCTAACTACTCTCTCAAGCTGAGGAAGACCCTGACCTGTGTGTGCATGATGGCACGAATGACCTTGCAGTACTTTTTCATAGCTGCAAAGTCTTTCTCCAGCTGCTTCTTGCCATCCTCATCCTGCCATTTTTTGCAGTACTTGGTGAAtgctttcttcttgctcttgtGCCTACGACAGAAACATTAAACATCTATCAAGAGCTCAACATTGAACTGATTCTTCACTGTGTGTTGCAGACTAAACAGCATGGGGGACAGAGGGTCCATGCACCTTCCTGGAGGCATAAAGTACTCGTGGGTACCTGAATCATTCCCAGCTCATGAGAGAGGGCTCTGAGgtgggaagaggaaagcaaataatgagCTTCAAACAGGACTTCTAATTTAGATCTTTCTGCATGAAGAATCCAGTTGTCTCCCACTGACTGGCTCAGTGCCATTAAAATACAAGCACAAAATCAGAGTGAAGCGGAGAAAGGAGAACACAGCCTCCAACAAGGATTGGAAGCATGTGGTGGGTGGATCTGATGGCCAACAGGCACTTCTGCAGGAGACACGATTCCCGTGGTTATGAAATCCgtgtttccattttcctctctgtcagTGTAGGATTCAGGCTGTTACTGTTTACAAGGGCCAAGGGCCACATTCTGCATCAATATTCCCCctgaaaaatctatttttcctCCCGTCTTCACTTGGTGCCTAAGCTCAAATATCTCAGTTTAATGAGGAATAAATGGGCCCAACCTGCACTAATTAAAACGGACCTGCAGCACGCACTGTGTATGATACTGCAGAAAGCACTAACTCAGTTcaactattaaaataaatttacatATGCATATGCTGATTCCCAGCATCAAGCTGCTTGCAGTATCTCTGTGTATGACTAAATAGTTATTTCATTCCACCCCAGAGCCAGCTGCTAGTAGCTGAGCTGTCTGCAACACCCAGGCAACATAGAGAGCCTGTGAGGGACCCCAGTGACACTCCACCCAGGGAGGCACGTACCAGTTCTTATAGAAACGTCGTCTGCACTCATCACTGATGTGCTCAGCAAAAACAGTCTTGAAATTCCTCAGGCCCTTTGGTGTATCTATGTACCCCACAACTCCCACCACTACCATTGGTGGGGTCTCAATGATGGTCACAgcctccacctcctccctctTGGAGGTCCCTGCAAGatagcaaagggaaaagaaatcagattctTGCCTGGGAGCCGTTAGCAGTCTATGCATCTGGCCCGCTAAGCAAGCAGTGTGCTGGAAGCAAGGTCACACTCTACTCTCACTTCTAAATCTTCCAGCTCTTCCTTCATCCACAAATCCTACTGAAGACTCATACAGTGTTTGGTTTGACCCTCAGGCACCCAACAGGATAGATCCCATGGCCCAGCACACCTTAACCCAACTTCTGCATGTTGGAAAGAGCAATACTTGGAATACCCTGGAGTTTGGCTCCAATCTCACAGTCATCCCACAGGGTAACATTATAAAATTCCCCACCAGGATGTTTCACAGTGCCCAGCATTTGTCAGGGTGCTTCTGCCAGCAGGATCCAACAAACCGCCAACCAACAAACTTATGTAGGGACTTCCTAGAAATCCCCAGGCTTAACTCACATAGGTCATGTGATGGCCTTTGGCTATCAAATATCTGGACAGCATTACAGAACATAGCTGAGAAGGTATGTGCTCCACCACCCATTTCCATGAGCAGCCTTTCCCAACAACAAGCCTGTTCCCCCTCTTTCCTCCTGGATAAGATCCCCTCCTTTACCCAATCCTTACTGAGTCCAGGCCTGTGCACCTCCCGCAGGGTATGTGTCATGCCAGCTTTGTAGCCTAGGAAAGCTGTCAGATGGATTGGTTTGGTGGGGTCATCCTTAGGCCATGTCTTCACCTTCCCTCGGTGGCGACGGCTTCTCTTGTGTGGAAGGAAGCCCAAGTGGCCATGCCTAGGAGCAGAGAATTTGCGGTGGGActgtggaaaggagaaagaaaaagtatcaGACTCACCATTTGGTCCCAGAAGATGATGAAAGGACTGAGCCCAAAGTACAAGGGGAAACACCCCTTTTAATATCAGTGAATATGGGAAGGATTCTGGGCTCTTTCTTATTTCCAACATGAGAGAAAGTATTTGTCATGGCACAGGCTTTTGTTTAAGGTTCTACCACACACACCAAAGAATTCAGTACGTTTCTGGACAAGCGGTGCAGAATGACAGAAAAcgatctttttttctctctgcttcaaCAATTTCAAGGAGAAATGTGTTATTTAATAGGTCTGCGGTTACTGCGATGTTAACTGCAATCATTAACTTTTATATTCAGAATCAGCAAAAAGGGCCTGCTCAGAATTCATGGGGTCACATTCAGTGCTCTGCCAGCAAATGGCACCCAACAAGCACAGCTAACAATCAAGAGGAAACCAGAAAGGATGCCCAAAGGAATCACTAATAAGAACACGTGTAGGTTAAATACGTACCTTGAAACCAAACGAGAAGAGCTAAATATACAAACCCCGATCTCAAGGTCAGGTTGTGCcaagcagacaaaaaacaacagcattttaGAGAGTTAGATCTATacccactgcagctccctcctTGCAGACCAGTTTGAGGAGCTGGCTcccctttccaacccaagtgGAGTTACATCAGGtccatataacccatataaatgtatatataacCATATAACCTAGCCCTGCTCGCTGCCCCTTTCCATGCAATCCCAAAGGCCAGGCTTTACCAACCATGGGACGTCTTCAGCCCAAGTCGGCGGCAGGAAGAGGCTCTCACAACCTGCCTCTCCTGTTTAATGCTTAAGACACACAAATTTAGCCCCCGGTTTCATTGGGTGCGATATTCATTTCACACTTAGCAAAGCTGCCAAGCTTTACTCTAACAGTTGGGATGTGGTAAAGGTCAACGGCCGCTGTCTCAGTTTCCAACACGAAGCCAGCCCCCCCCCGGCCGCCATTTTGGTTAGGCCGCGGGCAACTCCCACCTCCCGTACTCCCGGCAGGCAGCGGGCGAACTACAACTCCCAGCATGCACCTCGCTCCGAGGGAGCATGCGCAGAGCCGCGCCCTTTGACCTCTGCGTCCGCCGCCGGCGGCGTTGTGTGGGGCGCCGCCATCTTGTCCCCGTCCTCCGCGGAGCCCCGCCGCCGCAATGCCGGACGAACCGGACCTGGAGGTGTACAAAACGCCGCCGACCCGTACTCCGGTCCGGGAGAGCACCTCGACGCTGCCCAACCCGGTCACCTTCATCCAGACCGCGTTCAATTATGTCATCGATGCGCCCGTTACCTTCGTACGAGGTACGGATGGGTCCGGACGTAGCGGGCTGAGCGCGGCCCTTCGGCTCCTATCGGAGGGGCCGCGACACGGTGTGGGGACAGCGGGACGGGAAGGAGGGACACGAGGACACGAGGGACACAAGGACACGAGGGTGGGGGCTCCGGGCTGTGCGTGACTGTGCCGCTGTTGTTGCAGAGTGGATCGAGCGGCAGCAAGCCAAGAACAAATCCTATTACTACCACCAGAAGTTTCGCCGTGTGCCCGACCTGAGCGAGTGCAAGGAGGGCGATTATCTCTGCTTCTACGAGGCTGAAGCGCAGTGGAGGAGGGACAGGTACGGCTGGCACAGCGCTGCCCCCAGCGGGCACTCACGGAGCGCTCCGCTCTTGGTCGTGGTGGGACTCGTAGGGTTGGCTTGAAATCGCGTGGATTTCAGGGCATTGAATGGTTACCTCAGCCGCTGTCCCTACCCTTTACAGAACGCTGGTCGTTATAGTTTGCTCTCCCCTCACGCCTGCTTTGCTGGGCTGGCTGGTATTAGTGTCATCCTGCACagcctgctttctgcagcactggatTTCTGTATATTATCACCCccttttgttctgctcttctgcagTCCATGTGCTGCGGTTGCATTCCTACCCATCTCCCACACAGGTTGGTGGATCAGCAGATCGTGGAGATCATCCGGGAAAGGCTCGGTGCGTGCAAGCACAGGGAAGGACCAAACCAGTTTCAGAACTGCGCtaaggaggcagagctgcttgcACAGGTTACCAAAGCCTATCAGGAGAGATGTGAGTACAGCAGCCTTTAAATCTACTATAGCTGTGACAGCACACGGGGAAAGAAGAgtttaaagatcacagaatcacagaatgacccgggttggaagggacctcaaggatcatgtagttccaacccccctgcctagcagggccaccaaacatacgcctttactagatcaggttgcccagagccctgtccaacctggtcttgaacacctccaaggacggggcatccacaacctccctgggcagcctgttccaggacctaaccactctcctagtaaagaacttccccctaacatccaacctaaatcttccctcttttaacttaaaaccatttcccctagtcctgctattatcagccctttcaaagagtttgctcccctcctgggagtaagttcccttcaggtactgaaaggctgcaatgaggtcaccccgcaaccttctcttctccaggctgaacaaacccaactccctcagcctgtcctcataggggaggtgctccagccccctgatcatcttcgtggccctcctctggaccctttccaaaatcaccatatcttttttgtactgagggctccacacctggacacagtactccagatggggcctcacaagagcagagtagagagggacaatcacctccctatccctgctgaccaccccctctcctgatggagcccaggatcccataAAAGATCTCATCAAGATCCCATAAAAAAAGATCCCATAAAGATCCCATCTTTGTGCTAAAATTCCTTCTTGGCAAACACTGCAGATCTGGGCTCAGCGCTCAGATGTACTGGACCCACTAAGCCTGGGCAATGACATGTCAATTAGCACAGCAGCATTTGATGCTCTCGCAGTACCCAAAGCTGAGTGCATTTCTCTCTTAGCACTGCAGCTTGCACTGCCCCAAGTGCCAGACTTCACCTGGGTCAGATCTAGCTCCTCCTAGCAGCTGAGGGCTACTTTTCACACATTGCCATGATTCCCTTTCCTTTTAGATGGTGATCTCGGTGTGCATGGAAACGCTAGGACGTGTCTGATGAAGCAGAAGCACAGGATGATAGAAGAAATGAAGGCACAAGAAAACGCATCTCAGTAGATCCGGTTATGAAATTAATTAGCACCTCCTTCATTGGTGCTTTTCTCAAATGCTGTGTTGCAACTGCAAACTGTGATGCTCTCTAATAAACTTGCAAACCCAAACATCTGCCGTACCATCCATTAGCACAGACTCGATTCTTTGAAGAGGTATGCAAAAAATACCTCCGAATTGTTCCTGTTCCAGGTCTGCATTCCAGTTGGCTGCTACCACCCCCTGAACAAAGTCAGGTCCACGCACCCATCCCAGCTGTGGAACCCTGGGGTGACCCTGCTGGATTTTACCACAATTCATTAGGGAGCACCCTCAGAGTAAACATGCTGTGAAAGGAGAGTATAAAGGCACATTATACTCCCCTCTCTTTAGTTGCAAACCCCGCTCAGGATGTAATACATGATTAACAAGGGTTAGTGTAGAACTTTCTATTCCCAGCAGATGTTCAGGCTGTAGCCCACAGCCTTGAGCCTACTCAGATCCCAAACACGGATGTAATCGATCTGCCCAATGCACAAAGCATCCAATCAAACCAATTTCTTGTCCACCGACCACTTTATTGTCTTGTACAAAAACCACTTTAAGTAGTTgccacagcagctgcctgggtTCTCTGCACTGAGACTCTGGTGTGGGTCTTAGCCAGATGATCAGTGAACTCctggataaaaagaaaaacagcatttcattgcTGTAAACCACCGCCACAGCCTTCTCAGCATTGTAATCCACTGAAGGAAGCATTGCATGCTTACCTGGTAAGGAGATTTGGTGAATACAGTCTCTTTCCAGAGGTCAGGAGTCAGGTAACTGTATGTCTTGGAGATGGCATCAAAGGTGGCCTTAGCTATGGAAAGAAGTTAAACATTGCACATCACCGTTAGAGAAATGAACTCCTGTACACACACAGCTCCAGAAGTGTAGAATTTCAGAGGGAACAGAGAGACCATAAGAGGATCCCTCCGTTATACTCTTAaaattcagtttcctttctctctccatttACGACAGTTACACTACTTTCAGCAAGTGCAACCGCGCAGATTGGGAGATCAGGAGCTTCCAATTTAATGTGTGTTTAAATACCACAGCATTACTTCTTTTCCattaacagaaaaatagcaacacacacacagagctaaACTACAATGCAATAACCTCATACTTACCAAAGTTGCCAAGCGTGGCAGTACAGCCCCTGGCTGAGGTATAACAGTCATCAATCCCAGCCATCATCAGCAGCTTCTTAGGAACAGGGGCAGACACGATGCCTGTACCTCGAGGCGCTGGGATCAGACGCACCAGGACAGAGCCACAGCGCCCAGTAACCTACGAGCACAACAGGTTACAGCTTCCACAGCACACACAGCGTGACTCACAGGCAATGCACAGCGAGTTGCCCTTACCTTGCAAGGCACAGTGTGAGGCTTGCCGATCTTGTTCCCCCAGTATCCCCGTCGCACTGGTACGATGGATAATTTAGCCAAAATGATTGCCCCACGAATGGCTGTAGCAACTTCTTTAGAGCATTTAACACCAAGACCAACGTGGCCGTTGTAGTCTCCAATAGCAACAAAAGCCTAAAATCAAAGGGAAGTTTTCAACCAAGGCTTTGCCATGCAGGAAAGCTCTTTCAGCACAATGATCCAGCAGGATCTCATCGCAGATAACCAGAAACACATACTAATGCTTAACAGCTACAGTACATTACAATGTAAAGTAACAAAGGAGAAGAATTGGCTTTAGATTCCTGACACAGCCACAACTATCACAATCTCAGTAATAGCCAAGAATAAACACATAACAAAGGAGATTACCTTAAACCTGGTACGCTGACCAGCACGAGTCTGTTTCTGGACAGGCATGATCTTCAACACCTCATCTTTTAGAGAAGACCCCAAGAAGAAATCGATGATCTCTGACTCCTACAAGATTCAGCCATTTAATCACACAAAGCCACATTGCTAAGCTGCAATATCCAAACAAGACACACAAATCTCGCTGCATTTATCTACAAACCAGAGTAAAATAGAAACGTGGCTCAACTTGAGCTTTCTAAATAAGGAATGCAGCAACTAAAGCCAACTTCACAGTTCAGACTGAGATCCCACCACACGCTGCTCACCTGCAGCCACAGAGCCTCACCTTGatgggaagggagaagaggtAGATCTCCTCCAGAGACTTGATCTTCATATCCTTCACCAGGCGACCAAGTTTGGTGACAGGGATCCACTACGGACGAAAGCAGTAAACGATGACGGGCTTTTACAGCAGCTCcaaggggatggggggggtctGCAGGCCAGCCCTACCCGGCACAGCCCGCCATAACGCTCCCCGCGCTGCTGGTCCCACTTACTTCCTTATCCTCCGCTTTGCCCCCACGGGCCCCGCGGCCTCTCCCTCGGCCTCTCCCACGGCCGCGCCCGCGGCCCCTCAGCCCGGTCCCGAAGCCGCCGCGGAAGCCCCCCCGGGCggctcctgctcctcctgcagcaccggCGTCGTCCGCCATTTGCTATACGGAAAGAGAGGTGCGTTAGCCAAAACACGCCGCCATCAGTTCGAAATAACCACACGGCGAGGCCGCAAAGCCCAGCCGGGACCCATTCGTCGAGACACAGCCATCCCTGCGCCGCAGGAGGCTCCGATGGGCGCGGATGGAGCGGAGGCCGCACGTAGCCGCCATTCCATCACCGTCCATACTTACGTGTTCGTAAAGTAGAAGGCCGCCACTCCCCGCCGTTCGGTATTTATACTCAGAAAGCTCTCGCGAGAACACCTCACTGCAGCACCAACCCCGCGCGCTTAGGGGGCGCGATCCGCTTAGTTATGCAGGGTGCGGGGCGGGAGGGCCGGCTGGAAGCTGTGCGCATGCGCCGGTCTTACGCATGCGTAGGGCTCACGATATAAAGGTGCGCGCACGTGGGTCTGATAAGCTCGGATGTGAGTGGGGTCGGTTCGCGTCGGGGCGGATGGGCGCAGTTTGTTTCGCTTCTTCGATTTGATTCTCTTGTCTTTTAGCGGTATTTAGAGCTTTTAAGGCTTTACTGAGGGTCTGTTTGTGTAATAGGTAGTGCTGATAGGGGCGGGCACGGGATGAAGGCTGTTAGCGAGAGGGCTGGgaaaggagcagggctgggaaaggGGCCTTTGGCACAGTCTGAAAATCACCTGCGGCCTCCCGTGGCCTCCGGTGAGATAACCGTGCCGACAGCatagggagcagcagagcttaCTGCCCACGGTGACGGTGCGTGGGGAGTGAAAGCCGCGTTCCCATAACGGCAgtggggggctgtggggacgggcgggcgggcgggagggCCGTGCTATGTGTGAGCGCTGTGTGTGAACGCTGTGGGTCTCCCCGCAGGTTTAACGGCCCGGCTGGGATCCTTCATGTGACAACGAGACCAAAAGCGCTTTAACGTGAACTTTAACGTGAAGGGCGGCGGAGGATTTACAGttgggatgctgagaaggcgtGCGGGATGTTGATAAAAGAACGCTTGTACGAACCGGAGCTGAGTGTTTCCAATAAAAACTTACTCGTTTGAACGTTTATTCGAGTCCTGTTGTGTTTTCGGACAGTCCGCAGACCCGGGGTGGGGATCGTGCTGGGAAATAGCCCGGACGGGCAGGAAGCCGGTCCCATCCGCACACACGGAAGCGGCTCCGTGCCCTGCGCTTCCTCCTCCCACGTGACACGGAGAGCGCTTCCTTAGTCTGCTCTTACGTCATTCGAGTGCGCCGGAAATCCCGCCCTTAAAACCCGGAAGCGGC
This genomic window contains:
- the RPL3L gene encoding ribosomal protein uL3-like; the protein is MTHTLREVHRPGLRTSKREEVEAVTIIETPPMVVVGVVGYIDTPKGLRNFKTVFAEHISDECRRRFYKNWHKSKKKAFTKYCKKWQDEDGKKQLEKDFAAMKKYCKVIRAIMHTQMKLLPLRQKKAHVMEIQLNGGTVAEKVDWVRERLEKQISVHSVFSQNEMIDVIGVTKGHGMKGVTSRWHSKKLPRKTHKGLRKVACIGAWHPARVGYSVARAGQKGYHHRTELNKKIFRIGRGIHVEDGKVVKNNASTNYDVTEKSITPLGGFPHYGEVNSDFLMVKGCVVGPKKRVLTLRKSLLVHTRRRALEAIELKFIDTTSKFGHGCFQTAQEKRAFMGPQKKHLVKVKPGAQEL
- the NDUFB10 gene encoding NADH dehydrogenase [ubiquinone] 1 beta subcomplex subunit 10; translated protein: MPDEPDLEVYKTPPTRTPVRESTSTLPNPVTFIQTAFNYVIDAPVTFVREWIERQQAKNKSYYYHQKFRRVPDLSECKEGDYLCFYEAEAQWRRDRLVDQQIVEIIRERLGACKHREGPNQFQNCAKEAELLAQVTKAYQERYGDLGVHGNARTCLMKQKHRMIEEMKAQENASQ
- the RPS2 gene encoding small ribosomal subunit protein uS5, whose protein sequence is MADDAGAAGGAGAARGGFRGGFGTGLRGRGRGRGRGRGRGRGARGGKAEDKEWIPVTKLGRLVKDMKIKSLEEIYLFSLPIKESEIIDFFLGSSLKDEVLKIMPVQKQTRAGQRTRFKAFVAIGDYNGHVGLGVKCSKEVATAIRGAIILAKLSIVPVRRGYWGNKIGKPHTVPCKVTGRCGSVLVRLIPAPRGTGIVSAPVPKKLLMMAGIDDCYTSARGCTATLGNFAKATFDAISKTYSYLTPDLWKETVFTKSPYQEFTDHLAKTHTRVSVQRTQAAAVATT